The genomic region TCCGGATCGTGACGATCCACCTCGCCTCTCTCAGTGGACCACCACACCCGGGTGAAACCATTGATCTGTTTCGTTCGCAACTCTCCCTGTTCGGTAAGATCCCCCAGATACCCGCGTGCCGTCTGTGGGGGACAGTCCAGTTCTTGGGTAATTTCCTCAACCGATACCGGGGTTTCCGGCTGTTCTAATTGATTAAAGAATAACCGAATATCGTCAATAGCGATATCCGACGAAGAGTCCGAGGTTTCCATTGTCCTCTACTTACGGTGTGAACTAATAAGCCCTTGGCGGAGAGACGTATGCTCAGTATCGGCGGAGGCGTTGCCGCCAGCAGTCGCGAGCGAACGGAACTCTTTCGTCATCACGAGACGGCGCCGCCGCCTCGAACGACCGTGCTTTTCACCGAAGCTAAGCGGGAGCGAAGTTCCCGCGAGGTCCGAGAGAGCGTCGCTCTCTCGAGATTTTGCCGGGACGAGACGGAGTCGCGCCCGTGGATCAAAAGGTGTTCGCGCCTTTCGTCATCACGGAAGACGCTATGCGTCTTCCGAACGACAGCGCAAAAGTTCGGTGTGCAGACGTAGTACCGAACTATCCGATCGCGTTTCAGGCGTTTTCCGAATACAGAGATTGTACTATTTACTAGGAACGTATCTCAGATACGAACCCGAGCACTGACGACCCGACGGCTGTCTTTATGATGCCCTCGTCCGTCGCCCCGATATGGACGCCACTCGCGACGCGGTTCTGGACTGTCTCGGGTCGTTCCCCGACCGCCCCGATCCGGCCGTCGAGACCGTCTCGGTCTCGTCCGCCGACGGGTTCGAGCGCCGCCTCCTCGAGTACGAGGTCGAACCGGGGGACCGAATCCGGCCTATCTGCTCGTTCCCGACGGTATCGACGGTGAGCGCCCTGGGTGCTCGCCGTTCACCCTCACGCGGGCGAGTTCGCCGTTGGGAAGTCGGATCCCGCCGGCCTGAGCGACACGAAAGCATACCATTACGGCGTCGAACTCTGCGAGCGCGGACACGTCGTCTGCTGTCCGGATCTGCTCTGTTTCGAGGACCGACGCCCGTCCGAACGCGAACGGACGGCCGGGACGACCCCCTCGGGGGCTGACTACGAGAAGTTCGTCGCGATGGAGCGCCTGTTGCGAGGCTCTTCTCCAAGCGAAGTATCTCTCGGACCTCGCCGCACGCTCGACGTTCTCGCGGGCCACGAACTGGTCGACCCGGACGCTATGGGGGTCCTCGGTCACTCGTTGGGCGGGCAAGAGGCCGCGTGGCTGTCGTGGTTCGACGACCGGATCGCCGCTGCGGTCGTCTCCAGCGGCACGGCACAACTCGCCGCCGTCCAGCGCGAGCGAATCACCCACAACTTCGCGCTGTACGTCCCCGGCCTGTTGACCGTCGCGATATGGTGGACGTACTGGCGGACGTCGCCCCGACGCCGCTGCTGGTGACCCACGGCACCGAGGACCGAATCTTCCCGCCCGACTCCGTCCACACCCTCGCCGATACCGTTTCCGAGGCCCACGACGCCGGCGCTTCGGAGCGGTTCGAGACGCTCTTTTTCGACGGCGGCCACGAGTTCCCCGCCGACGTTCGCTCGAGCGCCTACGACTAGTTGGACCGCTGGCTCGATCCGTAATTCGGACGCCGGATGTGGTCACTGGAGTCCCGAGCCGCGACCGGTACGTCTCACGCCGTCTCGGCGTCGTCTGCCGTCTCGTCTCGGAGTTCCGTCCGGCGGATCTTCCCGGTGACTGTCTTCGGGAGATCCTCCCGGAACTCGATTTCGCGGGGGTACTCGTGTGCCGACAGTTCTTCTCGAACGTGGGTCTTGATCTCCTCTGCGAGGCCTTCGGAGACCGTCGTCCCCTCGCTGGGAACGACGTAGGCCTTCACGATGTTGCCCCGCTCTCGATGGGGCTTCGGTACGACGGCCGCCTCGGCGACGGCCTCGTGTTCGCCCAGCGAACTCTCGACCTCGAAGGGGCCGATCCGGTACCCCGACGAGAGGATGACATCGTCGGCGCGCCCCTCGAACCAGAAGTACCCGTCCTCGTCCCTGTGTGCGAGGTCGCCCGAGAGGTACCACTTACCGTCCGGTCCATCGACGAAGCAGTCCGCGGTCTTGTCGGACTTCTCCCAGTATTCCGCGAAGAAACAGGGGTAGTCCCCGCGCTGGGCGATTTCGCCGGTTTCACCGGGCTCGAGCACCTCTCCCGTTTCGGGGTCGACGACGGCGGCTTCGATCCCGGGCAGCGGCTTGCCCATCGATCCCGGCCGGACCGCCATCGTCGGGTAGTTATTGATGATCATGTTCCCCGTCTCCGTCTGGCCGTAGGTGTC from Natrinema versiforme harbors:
- a CDS encoding dienelactone hydrolase family protein codes for the protein MVDVLADVAPTPLLVTHGTEDRIFPPDSVHTLADTVSEAHDAGASERFETLFFDGGHEFPADVRSSAYD